The DNA region GAATTTCAACTTGATCCTCATTGGATTGAGGTTTTGGGGGTGCAAAGCGTGGAAGAGGTTCAGGTGATGGCGATTGTAACGGCTCGTTCTGCTGAGGATATTACCTGTAACTTAAAAGCTCCGATTGTACTGAACAGGGATAGAAACATCGCTGCCCAGATCATTTTGGATCATGGAAACTATACAACAAAACAACCGTTGGGAGGGAAGAAAGGAGAAGGGTCTGATGTTAATCCTGTCACGAAATAAGGGGCAAAAAATCATGATTAATGATAATATCGTCCTCTCCGTTATTGAGATCAACGGAGATCAGGTCCGGATCGGTATCGAGGCGCCTTCGAATGTGGCGATTTATCGAGAAGAAATTTATGAGGCAATCAAACAGCAGAATCAGCACGCCATAGAGTTTAATACAGACATTCAGGATATTTTAAATCAAGTAGCAGCACAAAAAAAGGAATAAAAAATCTATTAAAAAAATCAATCTGCTATAAACATTAAGGTTAAAACGCCGATAAATATAGTAGTGGGTCAAAGACGTAGCAGTGACGGCCGAATGCTATGGTCTTGATCACAAAAGGGTGAAGCATGGATGCGAATCACCAACATATTCCAAGGAGGAGTTTTATCATGCGTATTAACCACAATATCAGCTCTTACAACACGCAACGCCAATTGACTTTCAACAACACACAACAAGGTAAATCCCTGGAGAAATTGTCTTCCGGTTACAGAATCAACCGTGCAGCTGACGATGCTGCTGGTCTGGCGATTTCCGAAAAAATGCGTAACCAAATTCGTGGGTTAGAGCAAGCAAACAAAAATGCACTGGATGGCATCTCCTTAATCCAAGTAGCTGAAGGTGCTTTGAACGAAACTCATGCAATGTTGCAACGTATGGCTGAGCTATATGTACAAGGCGGTAACGAAACCTTGACCACATCTGATGCAGAAAAGATTGATGCTGAGATTGCACAACTGTCTGCTCAAATTGACAGCATCGCTACACAAACACAATTTAACGGTAAGAAACTGATTGCCGCTAACGTTACTGGTAATCTTACTTTCCAAGTTGGGGCTAACAGTGGAGAA from Paenibacillus ihbetae includes:
- the fliW gene encoding flagellar assembly protein FliW, producing the protein MIVNTKRFGPIHITEEQVITFIGPVLGFNGLDKYVIIQSEDKQHPFEFLQSIEDENLTFIVTDPFIFFKEYEFQLDPHWIEVLGVQSVEEVQVMAIVTARSAEDITCNLKAPIVLNRDRNIAAQIILDHGNYTTKQPLGGKKGEGSDVNPVTK
- a CDS encoding carbon storage regulator, with translation MINDNIVLSVIEINGDQVRIGIEAPSNVAIYREEIYEAIKQQNQHAIEFNTDIQDILNQVAAQKKE
- a CDS encoding flagellin, with translation MRINHNISSYNTQRQLTFNNTQQGKSLEKLSSGYRINRAADDAAGLAISEKMRNQIRGLEQANKNALDGISLIQVAEGALNETHAMLQRMAELYVQGGNETLTTSDAEKIDAEIAQLSAQIDSIATQTQFNGKKLIAANVTGNLTFQVGANSGETITVALQKADAATLGVDMTALGSLATTPTNATASTALTKVQTAINTVSQIRSDLGAVQNRLEHTINNLGTTAENLQAAESRIRDVDMAKEMSNFTKNNILQQAATAMLAQANQQPQGVLQLLR